The Petrocella atlantisensis genome has a window encoding:
- a CDS encoding GGDEF domain-containing protein, protein MVSHTSQIGEIIEKEQITAHYQPIISLHNGEIIGYEALSRGPVNTPYHSPIALIEAAEAEGCVWELEMLFRKKAIENAIALPSNRLLFLNVDPNVFKEPGYTKGFTKKYLEEYRIDSKNIVFEITERTAIEDYTTFTALTSHYKSQNYKIAIDDMGSGYSGLKTISEVKPEYVKLDMDLIRNIDKDSFKQSMIKALVSMAKETHIKLIAEGVETVEELEALIKLDVYAAQGFLFYKPSETIVIYIPQVRDLILQINKDVVDAFSFDAAYYCVGKIAKPNSTYYRSTSCCVIKGIMEREAMDSICLISRERYPEGIIMKNYLNSKLADRYGFDLYSHRPVEILMDSRPLMVDYYTPVTKVLTLAMQREKVNLYDDIIVTQCSRYYGITTIYDLIRNSTEYEKLYAKQQNPLTSLPGNIIIRQMMEQYISNGEKVGILYIDLDHFKAYNDVYGFEKGDHILKTTANIIVDIINKYGNKHFAGHIGGDDFVALVKADAIKVEAIGKEICETFDSLLASFFSKEDYLKGCYISKDRYNNQHSYPLNSISIAAYHGPLTPFITPENLGEFMSQLKRQVKAIEGSVYKLVV, encoded by the coding sequence ATGGTTAGTCATACATCACAAATAGGTGAGATTATTGAAAAAGAGCAAATTACAGCACATTATCAACCGATTATCTCTTTGCATAACGGTGAGATCATCGGTTATGAAGCGTTGAGTAGAGGTCCGGTTAACACACCTTATCATTCACCAATAGCTCTTATTGAAGCGGCTGAAGCTGAAGGTTGTGTATGGGAGTTAGAGATGTTATTCCGCAAGAAGGCTATAGAAAACGCCATAGCCTTGCCTTCAAATAGATTATTGTTTTTAAATGTAGATCCGAATGTTTTTAAAGAGCCTGGATATACAAAAGGGTTTACGAAGAAATACCTTGAAGAATATAGAATTGACTCAAAAAACATTGTTTTTGAGATTACTGAGCGGACAGCCATTGAAGATTATACCACTTTTACAGCATTAACTTCACACTATAAAAGCCAGAACTACAAAATAGCCATTGATGATATGGGAAGCGGCTATTCTGGGCTTAAAACGATTTCAGAAGTAAAACCCGAATACGTAAAGCTAGACATGGATCTCATTCGTAATATTGATAAGGATAGTTTCAAGCAATCTATGATTAAAGCTTTGGTTTCCATGGCAAAAGAAACCCATATTAAATTAATCGCAGAAGGTGTTGAGACAGTTGAGGAATTAGAAGCTCTTATTAAGTTAGATGTATATGCAGCACAAGGGTTTTTGTTTTATAAACCTTCTGAAACGATTGTGATTTATATTCCGCAAGTTCGTGATTTAATACTTCAGATTAACAAAGATGTTGTGGATGCCTTCTCATTTGATGCGGCTTATTATTGTGTAGGGAAAATCGCTAAACCCAATAGTACGTATTACAGAAGCACCTCCTGTTGTGTCATTAAGGGCATAATGGAACGAGAAGCCATGGACAGTATTTGCCTGATATCAAGAGAACGATACCCTGAAGGTATTATTATGAAGAATTATTTGAACAGTAAACTGGCTGACCGTTATGGCTTTGATTTATATTCTCATAGACCGGTTGAAATACTAATGGATTCAAGACCTTTGATGGTAGATTATTATACACCTGTAACTAAGGTATTAACACTTGCCATGCAAAGAGAAAAAGTCAATCTCTATGATGATATCATTGTAACCCAGTGTTCTAGATATTATGGTATAACAACCATATACGATTTAATTAGGAATTCGACAGAATACGAGAAACTTTATGCAAAACAACAGAATCCACTAACCTCTTTACCTGGGAATATCATTATAAGGCAAATGATGGAACAGTACATTAGTAACGGGGAAAAGGTTGGAATTTTATATATTGACTTAGATCATTTTAAAGCATACAACGATGTATATGGCTTTGAAAAAGGAGACCATATTCTCAAAACAACAGCAAACATCATCGTGGATATTATTAACAAGTATGGTAACAAGCATTTTGCTGGTCATATAGGAGGCGATGATTTTGTTGCTTTGGTAAAAGCAGATGCAATAAAAGTGGAAGCAATCGGAAAAGAGATTTGTGAAACCTTCGATAGCTTACTAGCATCATTTTTTTCTAAAGAGGATTATCTTAAAGGCTGCTATATCTCAAAGGACCGATATAATAATCAACATAGCTACCCACTGAATTCCATATCCATAGCAGCTTACCATGGGCCATTGACACCCTTTATAACCCCGGAAAACTTAGGGGAATTTATGAGCCAATTAAAACGACAGGTCAAAGCAATTGAAGGCTCAGTCTATAAATTGGTTGTCTAA
- a CDS encoding HAD family hydrolase, with protein MIATVIFDFDGTIINTNSLIKEGLNLIAKKHRGCPLTPMELEILTGKTLEAQMAYIDAIHFEGLVAEFKRWYERNHDTMARPFPGMVHLIRVLNELGYKIGIVTNNSRIALDKGLKLLAIDQWVDCSITRDDIKETKPSPEGILKALSILGMEPEQALFIGDTAHDIVAAKAANVSSALVGWSQLSAEKKVQVKPDHTLESAEKVLDIIIDANYEVA; from the coding sequence ATGATAGCGACGGTAATATTTGATTTTGACGGAACCATTATCAACACCAATAGCCTAATTAAAGAAGGCTTGAACCTGATAGCGAAAAAGCATAGAGGATGCCCATTAACACCTATGGAACTTGAAATTCTAACAGGTAAAACACTAGAAGCTCAGATGGCTTATATAGATGCCATTCATTTCGAGGGGCTTGTTGCAGAATTCAAACGCTGGTATGAACGCAATCATGACACTATGGCAAGACCATTTCCTGGTATGGTACATCTTATACGCGTTCTAAATGAATTAGGCTACAAGATAGGCATTGTTACCAATAACAGTCGTATAGCACTGGATAAAGGTCTGAAACTATTGGCAATTGATCAATGGGTCGACTGTTCAATAACAAGAGATGATATAAAAGAAACAAAGCCCTCTCCGGAAGGCATATTAAAAGCTTTATCCATACTTGGGATGGAACCCGAACAAGCACTTTTTATAGGCGATACAGCTCATGATATTGTAGCTGCCAAAGCAGCGAATGTTAGCAGTGCTCTTGTCGGTTGGTCCCAGCTATCAGCAGAAAAGAAAGTTCAAGTTAAACCTGACCATACTTTAGAATCGGCAGAAAAAGTACTAGATATTATTATTGATGCCAATTACGAAGTAGCCTGA
- a CDS encoding fluoroquinolone export ABC transporter permease subunit, which produces MTTTKPFRSGVHGQRLLSALKADVLFQFKQGFYFVYLILSLFYLIIFHQLDTTWLPYIMPIVLFMDPSVLGLFFIGGILLLEKEQGILSLIYVTPLRVWEYILSKIISLCFISLMAILLISLIAYKDAVNYVYLIISVILTSVFFTLIGFLVATRSKSVNDFFVKIIPWMMMLILPCVLLVFYPNLLVLGLIPSVASLKLVWGAYHAMQLGEFIILVLYMTVLNVFLLKYTYKVFQNKMVLEQ; this is translated from the coding sequence ATGACCACCACAAAACCTTTTAGATCAGGTGTACATGGTCAGCGTCTGCTGTCGGCTCTTAAAGCAGATGTTTTATTTCAATTCAAACAAGGTTTTTACTTTGTTTATTTGATTCTAAGTCTATTTTATCTCATAATATTTCATCAATTGGATACCACATGGCTTCCCTATATTATGCCTATTGTACTTTTTATGGACCCTTCTGTCTTAGGTTTATTTTTTATCGGTGGTATACTGCTCCTTGAAAAGGAACAAGGCATATTGTCTTTAATCTATGTAACCCCTTTACGTGTCTGGGAGTACATCTTAAGTAAGATCATATCCCTTTGTTTTATCTCTTTAATGGCCATTTTGTTGATATCCTTAATCGCATATAAAGATGCTGTTAATTATGTGTATTTGATCATCAGCGTGATTCTGACTTCGGTATTTTTTACGCTAATCGGCTTTCTGGTTGCAACAAGGTCCAAATCCGTTAATGATTTCTTTGTAAAAATCATTCCTTGGATGATGATGCTCATACTTCCGTGTGTCCTATTGGTCTTTTATCCTAATCTGCTGGTGCTTGGTCTTATTCCCAGTGTTGCTTCACTCAAATTGGTTTGGGGCGCCTATCATGCTATGCAATTAGGTGAATTTATAATCTTGGTTCTATATATGACTGTACTTAATGTCTTCTTACTGAAATATACCTATAAGGTTTTTCAGAATAAAATGGTTCTTGAACAATAG
- a CDS encoding ABC transporter ATP-binding protein: MIHIDNLNYIYPKSGKHAIKGIDFNIEKGEIFGFLGPSGAGKTTTQRLIIGLLTGYEGQIQILGKERRLWQKDIFEKIGVAFDFPNLYLKLTALENLKLIGSYYKNCPKDFDSLLDMVGLLADKHQRVENFSKGMKMRLNFIRSIMHDPDLMFFDEPTSGLDPVNARIIKDQILYMKSKGKTIFLTTHNMTVAEQLCDHVAFINDGVVSAIDTPSNLMVEHGNAYVKLRYMHNQQEMETDFPLKNLGENKDFKEILDQDRIITIHSGEATLEDVFIKFTGRKLIG, from the coding sequence ATGATTCATATAGATAATTTGAACTATATTTATCCAAAATCAGGCAAACATGCTATTAAAGGTATTGATTTTAACATTGAAAAAGGCGAAATCTTTGGATTTTTGGGGCCTAGTGGCGCAGGAAAAACGACGACCCAGAGATTAATCATTGGCCTTCTTACAGGTTATGAGGGTCAGATTCAGATATTAGGCAAGGAACGTCGGCTCTGGCAAAAAGATATTTTTGAGAAGATTGGTGTTGCTTTTGATTTTCCTAATCTCTATCTAAAACTGACCGCACTTGAAAACCTTAAGCTTATTGGTTCTTACTATAAAAACTGTCCTAAGGATTTTGATTCCCTTCTGGATATGGTCGGTTTGCTCGCTGATAAGCACCAAAGGGTAGAAAACTTCTCTAAAGGCATGAAAATGCGCCTTAATTTCATTAGGTCTATCATGCACGATCCGGATCTCATGTTTTTTGACGAACCCACTTCAGGATTAGACCCCGTGAATGCCCGTATCATCAAGGATCAGATTCTATATATGAAATCCAAAGGCAAAACCATTTTTCTGACCACCCATAATATGACGGTAGCTGAACAGCTCTGTGATCATGTTGCTTTTATCAATGATGGTGTTGTCTCTGCCATAGATACACCTTCCAACTTAATGGTTGAACATGGTAACGCTTATGTGAAGCTACGGTATATGCACAATCAACAAGAAATGGAAACGGACTTTCCTCTTAAGAATCTTGGCGAAAACAAGGACTTTAAAGAAATTTTGGATCAAGATCGGATTATTACTATACACAGTGGTGAAGCTACACTTGAAGATGTATTTATTAAGTTTACAGGAAGGAAGTTGATCGGATGA
- a CDS encoding CAP domain-containing protein: MKKTIVTGLTVLSMILTMMIPIHASQSIYTVSTTANIVVDNKTISPRAYNIQGNNYFMLRDIAHYVNDSQKAFDVTWNPDTATIIIETGKPYLDGYVSKSSEDESAVNDVRISKAKILKNGVPLSMTGYVINGNTYYKLRDMGTAFGFNVFWDGAKNKVVIDTEGTVETVIKNQELSYEVLRLINIEREKAGLHKLVMDAKLEKAAYFKSNDMLINDYFEHVSPVHGGMVDIVAMHGVPYRYLAENIASGHTTAKKVVDGWMASPGHRKNILSPNLNKIGIGVVARTEYGYLWTQLFTD; this comes from the coding sequence ATGAAAAAAACAATCGTGACCGGTTTGACAGTTCTGAGTATGATCTTAACGATGATGATACCCATTCATGCAAGCCAGTCGATATATACAGTATCAACAACAGCCAATATAGTTGTTGACAATAAAACAATTTCACCCAGAGCCTATAACATCCAAGGTAACAACTACTTTATGCTTAGAGACATAGCACACTATGTCAATGACAGTCAAAAAGCCTTTGATGTGACATGGAATCCGGATACTGCGACCATAATCATTGAAACGGGTAAACCCTATTTAGATGGCTATGTCAGCAAATCATCAGAAGATGAAAGTGCGGTTAATGATGTGCGCATCAGTAAAGCCAAAATTTTAAAAAACGGTGTTCCATTATCTATGACAGGTTATGTTATTAATGGTAATACATACTATAAACTTAGAGATATGGGTACTGCATTTGGATTTAATGTATTCTGGGACGGCGCTAAGAACAAAGTCGTAATTGATACGGAAGGTACCGTCGAGACCGTCATAAAAAACCAAGAACTCTCCTATGAAGTCCTTCGACTGATTAATATAGAAAGAGAAAAAGCAGGGTTACATAAGTTGGTTATGGATGCCAAGTTGGAAAAAGCAGCTTATTTCAAATCCAACGATATGCTGATTAATGATTATTTTGAACATGTTTCACCGGTCCATGGTGGCATGGTAGATATCGTAGCCATGCATGGTGTACCTTACCGTTACTTGGCAGAGAACATCGCTTCAGGTCATACAACAGCAAAAAAAGTAGTAGATGGATGGATGGCATCACCAGGCCATAGAAAAAACATCTTAAGTCCAAATCTTAACAAAATAGGTATCGGTGTTGTAGCGCGAACCGAGTATGGTTATTTGTGGACACAACTATTTACGGATTAA
- a CDS encoding helix-turn-helix domain-containing protein: protein MHEGIIINYLRRQKNISQKKLAHEICTIRHLRNIEKGYSSPTYDIICKISQRLGGDIHLLINNDIQKYGLELFERIREIENLLIQWDYQSLEKKVDSLLHDNIIHLSSSILKKLRYYKGVCIYENSKDYNSAKYIFLDALGCNSIEDVIKHLASTFCDELDINICNATAVNEAYSGNKDIAFEIFKSIQSNILLHNLLDNENRVKLQYNLVRLSYDLELYEETIKYALSNILLCKDCYIVKFLAGTYMYLANAEKKLGNHSYYKVYYKKFMYLSFLFDDNMRMKSAIDKVMNENEIDFDYDIEKGEV from the coding sequence ATGCATGAGGGGATAATAATTAACTACTTAAGGCGTCAGAAGAATATTTCTCAAAAAAAGTTAGCACATGAAATATGTACTATTAGACATTTGAGAAATATTGAAAAGGGGTACAGTTCGCCAACCTATGATATTATTTGCAAGATTTCACAGAGGTTAGGTGGTGATATTCATTTACTAATCAATAATGATATTCAAAAATATGGATTAGAGTTGTTTGAGAGAATAAGAGAAATTGAAAACCTTTTGATTCAATGGGATTATCAATCTCTCGAAAAGAAGGTAGACAGTCTTTTACATGATAATATAATTCATTTGTCATCATCAATATTAAAGAAATTGCGTTATTACAAAGGTGTTTGCATCTATGAAAATAGTAAAGATTATAATTCTGCAAAGTACATATTTCTTGATGCACTTGGTTGCAATTCTATAGAAGATGTTATTAAACATTTGGCTTCAACATTCTGTGATGAACTAGATATAAACATCTGTAACGCTACTGCTGTAAATGAGGCATATAGTGGGAATAAGGATATAGCATTTGAAATATTTAAGAGTATTCAATCTAACATACTATTACATAATTTACTGGATAATGAAAATCGTGTAAAACTTCAATATAATCTGGTAAGGTTATCTTATGACTTGGAATTATATGAAGAAACTATTAAATATGCCCTATCAAATATTCTCCTTTGCAAAGATTGTTATATTGTTAAGTTTTTAGCAGGAACATACATGTATTTGGCAAATGCAGAGAAAAAGTTAGGAAACCATTCTTATTACAAGGTATACTATAAGAAATTTATGTATTTATCATTTTTATTTGATGATAATATGAGAATGAAATCCGCAATAGATAAGGTGATGAATGAGAACGAGATAGACTTCGACTATGATATTGAAAAAGGGGAAGTATAA
- a CDS encoding transposase, with the protein MSYNKYSKEQKEKILSRILSGEESISDIHKETGINANTLYRWRDEVKRTGLSSTTKYKKAENWSTQDKFLVVLETANLSEIEFSEYCRKKGIYPEQVKEWKDACMQANGGTSERTSKVNQELRKEKKRKVTKRAGS; encoded by the coding sequence ATGAGTTATAACAAGTACAGTAAGGAACAAAAAGAAAAGATACTATCTAGAATACTTAGTGGTGAAGAGTCGATTAGTGATATTCATAAAGAAACAGGAATCAATGCAAACACGTTATATAGATGGCGTGATGAGGTCAAAAGAACAGGTTTATCATCAACAACAAAGTATAAAAAAGCAGAAAATTGGAGTACCCAAGATAAATTTCTAGTTGTTTTAGAAACAGCAAACTTAAGTGAAATCGAGTTCTCAGAGTACTGTAGAAAAAAAGGGATCTACCCAGAACAAGTAAAAGAATGGAAAGATGCTTGCATGCAGGCTAACGGTGGAACATCAGAGAGAACAAGTAAAGTCAATCAAGAGCTAAGAAAAGAAAAAAAAAGAAAAGTTACAAAAAGAGCTGGATCGTAA
- a CDS encoding IS3 family transposase produces the protein MDRKEKAQKRQHYWYLEKGQCDMGNGQRGRLISAQDRKQAVELISEAVENGARLYKACEIIKIHTRTFDRWKDSDYIDKRKTCERPEPKNKISKEEEQEILRVCNTEEFSSLAPSQIVPILADRGIYLASETTIYNILKNHKELVHRGRSRAPIKRPMETHKASKACDVWTWDITYLKGPIKGQHYYLYMILDMYSRKIVGWEVWEEESALHASDLIKRAYMDEKIMLNDKPLVLHSDNGSPMKGATMLETLYNLGIVPSRSRPRVSNDNPYSESLFKTLKYRPNYQPRGFNSVNESRLWVRQFVNWYNNEHKHSGLCFISPNERHTGQDKAILEARTKVYQEAKSKHPERWPGAMRNWSIEDEVWLNPVKKEEKKEQDVKAS, from the coding sequence CTGGATCGTAAGGAAAAAGCGCAGAAGCGGCAGCATTATTGGTACTTGGAAAAAGGCCAATGCGATATGGGGAACGGACAACGAGGAAGACTAATTAGTGCCCAAGATCGTAAACAAGCTGTAGAGCTAATTAGTGAAGCTGTAGAAAATGGAGCAAGATTATATAAAGCTTGTGAAATTATAAAAATTCATACAAGAACGTTCGATCGCTGGAAAGACAGTGATTATATAGATAAAAGAAAAACCTGTGAGAGACCAGAACCTAAGAATAAAATCAGCAAAGAAGAAGAACAAGAGATACTAAGAGTATGTAATACTGAAGAGTTTAGTAGTTTAGCCCCGAGCCAAATAGTACCGATATTAGCGGATCGAGGAATATATTTAGCGTCAGAAACAACAATATATAATATCCTTAAAAATCATAAAGAGTTAGTGCATAGAGGAAGATCAAGAGCCCCAATTAAGAGGCCAATGGAAACCCATAAAGCATCAAAAGCCTGTGACGTATGGACGTGGGATATAACGTATTTAAAAGGACCAATTAAAGGACAACACTATTATTTATATATGATTTTGGATATGTACAGCCGTAAAATAGTTGGCTGGGAAGTGTGGGAAGAAGAGTCTGCTCTTCATGCAAGTGATCTAATCAAAAGAGCATATATGGATGAAAAAATCATGCTGAATGATAAACCATTAGTTTTACATTCAGATAATGGAAGTCCTATGAAAGGTGCAACAATGCTTGAAACCTTGTATAACTTAGGCATTGTACCATCCAGAAGTAGACCAAGAGTAAGTAATGATAATCCATATTCAGAAAGTTTATTTAAGACATTAAAATATAGACCTAATTATCAACCAAGAGGATTTAATAGTGTGAATGAATCAAGGTTATGGGTCAGACAATTCGTGAACTGGTATAACAACGAACATAAGCACAGCGGATTATGCTTTATAAGCCCAAATGAAAGGCACACGGGGCAAGATAAAGCAATATTAGAAGCAAGAACGAAAGTATATCAAGAAGCTAAATCAAAGCATCCAGAACGATGGCCAGGAGCAATGCGTAACTGGAGTATAGAAGATGAAGTTTGGTTAAATCCAGTTAAAAAAGAAGAGAAAAAAGAACAAGATGTGAAAGCATCTTAA
- a CDS encoding DUF5626 family protein, producing the protein MRKILSLGLCFVLLLSLSVNISAKENSSKKHKEIENQITFSTTNNEKVQKYEGIDKEGNEFTVTLEEVSKEVKNESPLGVLSVMSASSTRTWKVKYTGIIVNMSFYMDVSNNAVVNVYDERVLCFGSSSSGTELKKTSTYGRLSTTVTSWYDVISAFVWIKGTVTGLDNKITLTFS; encoded by the coding sequence ATGAGAAAAATTTTAAGTTTAGGATTATGTTTTGTACTATTATTATCATTATCTGTGAATATTTCTGCAAAAGAAAACAGCTCAAAGAAACATAAAGAAATAGAAAACCAAATTACTTTTTCAACTACTAATAATGAAAAAGTGCAAAAGTATGAAGGAATTGACAAAGAAGGTAATGAGTTTACTGTCACTCTAGAAGAAGTTTCAAAGGAAGTAAAAAATGAAAGCCCCTTAGGAGTTCTCTCTGTTATGTCAGCATCTTCAACAAGAACATGGAAAGTTAAATACACTGGTATTATTGTAAATATGAGTTTCTATATGGATGTATCTAATAATGCAGTTGTTAATGTCTACGATGAAAGAGTTCTTTGCTTTGGAAGTAGCAGTTCTGGTACAGAACTTAAGAAAACGAGTACTTATGGAAGGCTAAGTACGACTGTAACATCATGGTATGATGTAATTTCTGCTTTTGTATGGATTAAAGGAACTGTAACTGGGTTAGACAATAAAATTACTTTAACATTTAGTTGA